Within the Acetonema longum DSM 6540 genome, the region CTTCCGCCACTTTTTGGGTGTTGCCTGTCAGAGTGGAATACACGATCAACGTTTTCATTGTTCTCGCTCCCCTGCATAAAAATTATAAAATATGGCCGAAGAGTTACGGCAAGCCGTCAGACGCTGCACACATCGTGAGGGAAACACACCAAATGCTCCCTGTTTCCTTGTTTGATGGTCATGATGGTAGCTTCCACCCCGTAAAGGAGCCGGATCGATTCGGCAGTCAAAACGGTTTCAGCCGGCCCGTCGGCAAATATATCGCCTTGTTTCATGGCAATGATCCGCTGGCAATAGCGGGCAGCGTGGTTGAGATCATGGAGGACCATGACTACTGTCAGCTTTCTTTCTTTATACAGTCGGCTTACCAGTTTCATGAATTCCAGCTGGTGATGCACATCCAGATAAGTAGTGGGCTCATCCAGCATCAGGAGCTGGGGTTCCTGGGCCAGGGCCAGAGCCAGCCAGGCCCGCTGACGCTCACCGCCGGACAGGGAATCCAGCCGGCGAAACAGCAGCCCGGTCACACCAGTGGCGTCAGCCGCCGACAGAATGGCCGCTTCATCTTCTTTCCCCGGGCGGCCGAACAAACTGATATAAGGAGCCCGTCCGTTGGCGATTAAATCCCGCACCAGCATATCTCCCGGCGCCTGGGCCGACTGAGGCAGCACCGACAGCAGCCGGGCCGCCGCGTTAGGACGCATCCGATGAATGTCTTCGCCGTTTAAAAGCACCGTTCCTTCAGCCGGCGGCAACAGCCGGCTGAGAGCCTTCAGGAAAGTAGATTTGCCGGAGCCGTTGGGCCCAATGATGGCTATAATTTCCGGCTGGTTGATTACAATATCCAGACAGGCAGAAATGATTTTTTCCCCATAACTCAGAGTGAGCTGTCTTGCTTCCAGGCGGACTTCAGCGTTCATCCCTGTCGCATCCCCTTTCGCAGCAGGTAGATAAAGAATGGCGCTCCCAGAAAAGCCATGAAAATTCCTACCGGAACTTCCACCGGACTGAATACGGTGCGGGCCGCCATATCCGCTGCCACTACCGTGACAGCCCCGAATAAGGCTGAACAAGGCATTAGGTATTCAAAGTCCGAGCCTAAGAGCATCCGGGTAATATGGGGCACCACCAGACCGACAAAACCCAGCAGCCCCGCCACGCTGACCGCCGAAGCCGCCAGGAGTGCCGCCAGCCCTATGAGGCCCAGACGTACCGCCTGGACACGGGTCCCCAGACTCTTAGCCACTTCGTCACCCAGCTGCAAAAGATTTAAATAGCGGGATGCCGCCGCTACTCCTATAGTCCCTAACAGGGTATAGGGCAGGATCATGCGAATGTGGTTCCAGCTGCGGCCCTGGAGGCTGCCGGCCATCCAGTTGACCGTGCCCTGGATGCGGTCGGAATAAAAGATCATCAGCAGGCTCATGCCGCCGCCCAGCAGGGCAGCCACCGCTACTCCGGCCAAAACCATAGGCAGGGGTTGGACCCCCTTGTTCCAGGCCAGAACCAGCACCAAACACAGCGCCAAAAGCGCGCCGATAAAGGCAGCTATCGGCACAAGCAGGGTCATCTCAGGCAGAAGAATCATAATGATCATCGCCGCCAAACCGGCCCCGGCCGACACGCCGATAATCCCCGGGTCCGCCAGAGGATTGCGCATG harbors:
- a CDS encoding ABC transporter ATP-binding protein; the protein is MNAEVRLEARQLTLSYGEKIISACLDIVINQPEIIAIIGPNGSGKSTFLKALSRLLPPAEGTVLLNGEDIHRMRPNAAARLLSVLPQSAQAPGDMLVRDLIANGRAPYISLFGRPGKEDEAAILSAADATGVTGLLFRRLDSLSGGERQRAWLALALAQEPQLLMLDEPTTYLDVHHQLEFMKLVSRLYKERKLTVVMVLHDLNHAARYCQRIIAMKQGDIFADGPAETVLTAESIRLLYGVEATIMTIKQGNREHLVCFPHDVCSV
- a CDS encoding FecCD family ABC transporter permease produces the protein MNLANSTLKDPRISLRNGVSLAAIGLLLGMIFSGILWGAVAVSWQEIWQVLTGRTTGENYQIIYNIRLPRVLLGAMVGMNLALSGCVLQGIMRNPLADPGIIGVSAGAGLAAMIIMILLPEMTLLVPIAAFIGALLALCLVLVLAWNKGVQPLPMVLAGVAVAALLGGGMSLLMIFYSDRIQGTVNWMAGSLQGRSWNHIRMILPYTLLGTIGVAAASRYLNLLQLGDEVAKSLGTRVQAVRLGLIGLAALLAASAVSVAGLLGFVGLVVPHITRMLLGSDFEYLMPCSALFGAVTVVAADMAARTVFSPVEVPVGIFMAFLGAPFFIYLLRKGMRQG